The proteins below come from a single Pichia kudriavzevii chromosome 2, complete sequence genomic window:
- a CDS encoding uncharacterized protein (PKUD0B01930; similar to Saccharomyces cerevisiae YBR265W (TSC10); ancestral locus Anc_1.315) produces MLDVEGKTVIVSGASQGLGRSLALKLHARGANVVLVARTASKLQELADSLNENRMSSNHQAYAYPLDLSIKEDVLEFGKWLDDRVDNLVGVFCCAGSSIPKLFTNLSLDEIDNGININYKTCIYLLHVTIPLLKRSKEKTNIVIFSSSVAFYSFIGYSQYAPLKSALQSLGDILRQELDPYNINVSTVFPGNFASEGFHEENLTKPAITSQIEGASVPISVDECADKVLSGITNSESYIHTDFIGWVLSCFSLGFGPRSWWLFQIPVAVIGVLFARLISKYHDYQVKQWVAANRHKQ; encoded by the coding sequence ATGCTCGACGTTGAGGGAAAGACAGTCATTGTATCGGGTGCGTCGCAGGGATTGGGTAGGTCGCTTGCCCTGAAATTGCATGCCAGAGGGGCCAatgttgttcttgttgcAAGAACTGCCAGCAAATTACAGGAGTTGGCTGACTCGTTAAACGAAAACAGAATGTCCTCGAACCATCAAGCATACGCGTACCCACTGGACCTCTCGATCAAGGAAGATGTCCTTGAGTTTGGGAAATGGCTCGACGATAGAGTGGATAATTTGGTAGGCGTGTTTTGCTGTGCCGGCTCgtcaattccaaaactCTTCACCAATCTCTCCCTAGATGAAATCGACAATGgtatcaatatcaactaCAAGACATGCATTTATCTCCTGCACGTCACCATCCCGCTACTGAAACGCTCCAAGGAGAAGACAAACATCGTCATCTTCTCCTCCTCTGTTGCGTTCTACTCCTTCATTGGGTACTCGCAATATGCGCCATTGAAATCGGCACTTCAATCACTTGGAGACATTCTCAGACAAGAGTTGGACCCTTACAACATCAATGTATCCACTGTCTTCCCGGGGAACTTTGCCAGCGAGGGGTTCCACGAGGAGAACCTCACCAAACCGGCAATCACATCGCAGATTGAAGGCGCATCAGTCCCCATCTCCGTGGACGAGTGTGCAGACAAGGTCCTCTCAGGCATCACCAACTCCGAGTCGTACATCCATACCGACTTTATTGGTTGGGTGCTCTCGTGTTTTTCGTTGGGGTTTGGTCCACGCTCTTGGTGGTTGTTCCAAATCCCCGTTGCAGTTATTGGGGTTCTCTTTGCTAGActtatttccaaatatcACGATTATCAGGTAAAACAGTGGGTAGCAGCTAACAGACACAAACAATAA
- a CDS encoding uncharacterized protein (PKUD0B01850; similar to Saccharomyces cerevisiae YFR041C (ERJ5); ancestral locus Anc_3.548) has protein sequence MLRSKFISLLLLATLAFAYFSPKQLEILDLHYKIQPKKSNGEPTRNFYSILNVPANVDEEQLEKAYKKLSRKWHPDKFVRAEMKERRKAERKFETLSLVMSILRDVERRKNYDYFLKRGFPVWDENKSRYVFKNRSKPTFKVVIVSLLVFATLAQIVIKKLNTNQKNKRIEKILRDVRWKADNMSKQDNQTNKIMELPDDFEMGSTSIPSYSIDDKLVTYCGRVFIVKPDRSVLLYNDESIDTENQQEMNDLVKKIIDSGHFNLYGFQKKPTNRKERRQQNRESKKGGASDEDDILDLLVQFRTEESSLKLSDLLVFKIPIKLWNIILGQLNTIRNFENLSSGSCKSKTPHVGGVEKETREEGDDEQEKEAKKEGYEIVNKPRDSKDGKIVLPNGKVLHSRRK, from the coding sequence ATGCTTCGTTCTAAGTTTATCTCATTGCTACTCTTAGCCACTCTTGCTTTTGCGTACTTTTCACcaaaacaattggaaatcTTGGACCTACACTATAAAATCCAACCAAAGAAATCCAATGGTGAACCAACACGGAACTTTTATTCGATACTTAACGTCCCAGCAAACGTGGATGAAGAACAACTAGAGAAGGCCTACAAGAAACTGAGTAGAAAGTGGCATCCTGATAAATTTGTTAGGGCAGAAATGAAGGAAAGAAGGAAGGCTGAACGtaaatttgaaactttGTCGTTGGTTATGTCTATTTTACGTGACGTTGAGCGTCGTAAAAACTATGATTACTTTTTGAAACGTGGTTTCCCCGTATGGGACGAAAATAAATCCCGGTACGTATTTAAAAACAGAAGCAAACCAACGTTTAAAGTAGTCATTGTGTCCTTGCTGGTCTTTGCAACATTGGCACAGATAGTCATCAAAAAGTTGAATACAAATCAGAAAAACAAGAGAATAGAGAAAATCCTAAGAGACGTTAGATGGAAAGCAGATAATATGAGCAAACAAGACAACCAAACCAATAAAATCATGGAATTGCCcgatgattttgaaatggGCTCTACGTCTATCCCATCCTATTCTATTGATGATAAGTTAGTTACTTATTGTGGGAGAGTATTTATTGTCAAACCAGATAGAAGTGTCCTCTTATATAACGACGAGAGCATCGACACggaaaatcaacaagaaatGAACGATTTggtaaagaaaatcattgattcaGGTCATTTTAATCTCTATGGATTCCAAAAGAAACCCACAAATCGAAAGGAAAGAAGGCAACAAAATAGGGAATCTAAAAAGGGAGGTGCCTCTGATGAGGACGATATTCTTGATCTTTTGGTCCAATTTAGGACAGAGGAGTCTAGCTTAAAATTGTCGGACTTATTAGTTTTTAAAATTCCGATTAAACTGTGGAACATAATTTTGGGCCAGCTCAACACTATAAGAAACTTTGAAAACCTTAGTAGTGGCAGTTGTAAGTCTAAAACACCTCACGTTGGCGGGGTTGAAAAGGAAACCAGAGAAGAGGGAGATGATgaacaagaaaaggaaGCAAAAAAGGAAGGTTATGAGATTGTCAATAAGCCAAGGGATTCCAAGGATGGTAAGATCGTGTTACCTAACGGTAAAGTCTTGCACTCTAGACGGAAATAG
- a CDS encoding uncharacterized protein (PKUD0B01840) has protein sequence MESDTESEVSLSIETCVSCYRAEETPDNRFIHPCSSCSAAYHQRCFVMECKAGLIQEQFIRKRGLSTNFIRPKSLRLTFLGNLLLSNLRYVNTITLSCSNCYNIILVYGKPPTLLEKMQDIKNCFFKWCSRAATYIVLGIKLLTMNTILSGGLVGQLFWDFGPRGKLLLLDASLFPHMVYSLTSPNVGIANVLLASGYTLFDFGTGRSRLRSTVRKLLQVKLCAGLFYNAIINRYFLGSFRATIPAIYGARIECVDAWSIQHYRNSYEEDEVYESFTFTEKVMRFFYDTWWSFKEDFGKLYKIQPTDFIMSHIGGLVCYGSGLLLRTVATPYFSNIYYTDGENLAYTTLVGIAGAQAMYYLVSNFDAIMISVSYKCLKPKDPSQLGFSFKDLMSYCIALFLNANK, from the coding sequence ATGGAGTCTGACACAGAATCTGAAGTGTCATTGAGCATAGAAACTTGTGTATCTTGCTATAGGGCCGAGGAGACTCCGGACAATCGTTTTATTCATCCATGTTCTAGTTGTTCTGCCGCATATCACCAGAGGTGTTTTGTGATGGAATGCAAAGCAGGATTAATTCAGGAACAGTTTATCCGGAAACGAGGTCTATCGACAAACTTTATACGACCTAAAAGCCTGAGACTCACATTTCTCGGAAACCTTTTATTGAGCAACCTAAGATATGTTAATACTATTACCTTGTCATGTTCTAATTGCTACAACATAATCCTTGTCTACGGAAAACCTCCAACTcttttggagaaaatgcAAGATATAAAAAACTGTTTCTTTAAATGGTGCAGCCGTGCCGCAACATACATTGTACTTGGAATAAAACTTCTAACAATGAATACAATCTTATCAGGAGGTTTAGTCGGCCAACTTTTCTGGGATTTTGGTCCAAGGGGTAAGTTATTATTACTCGATGCTTCGTTATTTCCACACATGGTCTATTCTTTGACATCGCCAAATGTTGGAATTGCTAACGTGTTGCTGGCAAGTGGGTATAccttgtttgattttggtacCGGTCGTTCGAGATTACGGAGTACAGTTCGGAAATTGTTGCAAGTTAAACTATGTGCTGGCTTGTTCTATAACGCAATAATCAATCGGTACTTTTTGGGGTCATTTAGAGCTACTATTCCTGCTATTTATGGTGCAAGAATCGAGTGCGTTGATGCGTGGAGTATACAGCACTACAGAAATTCttatgaagaagatgaagtaTACGAAAGTTTTACCTTTACAGAGAAGGTAATGAGATTCTTTTATGACACCTGGTGGTCATTCAAGGAAGATTTTGGTAAATTATACAAGATACAACCTACGGATTTTATAATGAGCCATATCGGAGGGCTGGTATGTTATGGGTCAGGTTTGTTACTGAGGACAGTTGCAACACcgtatttttcaaatatatacTACACCGATGGGGAGAACTTGGCTTACACAACTCTAGTCGGAATCGCAGGCGCACAAGCGATGTATTACTTGGTTTCTAATTTCGACGCAATTATGATATCAGTGAGCTATAAATGTTTAAAGCCAAAGGATCCTTCACAGCTTGGATTTTcattcaaagatttgatGTCATATTGTATAGCACTATTTTTGAATGCAAACAAGTGA
- a CDS encoding uncharacterized protein (PKUD0B01890; similar to Saccharomyces cerevisiae YKL150W (MCR1); ancestral locus Anc_5.255): MAQESNSGSNQMRKFFDAYKRQTVSVFAAKVVPHYQPISFLIIYYSNKNMSRFLKFAIPAAAAAGGAYYYSTLTRAVAAPVFKGDNEWVNLTLTNIKPVSHDSAIYTFAFPESNQPSGLIVASALLTKYVTPKGNNVIRPYTPISDVEELGKLNLLVKTYPNGKMSKHIANLSVNDTLAFKGPILKWKWTPNQFNHVGLIGGGSGITPLYQIVHESLKNDKDNTKITLLYGSKSEQDILLKPELDELAAKHPERFTVKYFVDELKDPKTTGLTKGFITKDVIKESLPGPSPESHVFVCGPPPLYKAISGNKVSPTDQGEVTGVLAELGYDKNTVFKF; this comes from the coding sequence ATGGCACAAGAATCCAACAGTGGCTCAAATCAAATGCGGAAATTCTTCGATGCGTATAAAAGGCAAACGGTCTCCGTTTTCGCAGCTAAAGTTGTTCCTCATTACCAACCAATTTCCTTTCttattatttattattcaaACAAGAACATGTCTAGATTCCTTAAATTTGCAATTCcagctgctgctgctgcagGCGGTGCTTACTACTACTCTACACTTACTCGTGCCGTTGCTGCACCTGTTTTCAAAGGTGACAATGAATGGGTTAATTTGACTTTGACTAACATCAAGCCAGTTTCCCACGATTCGGCAATTTACACTTTTGCATTCCCTGAAAGTAACCAACCTTCAGGTCTTATTGTTGCTTCTGCTCTTTTGACCAAGTACGTCACTCCAAAGGGTAACAATGTCATTAGACCTTACACACCAATTTCCGATGTTGAGGAGCTCGGTAAGTTGAATTTACTGGTTAAAACTTACCCTAATGGTAAAATGTCCAAACATATTGCAAACCTCTCTGTCAATGATACTTTGGCATTCAAAGGtccaattttgaaatggaaatggacTCCAAATCAATTCAACCATGTTGGTTTGATTGGTGGTGGTTCCGGTATCACTCCACTGTACCAGATTGTCCATGaatctttgaagaatgaCAAGGACAATACCAAAATCACTCTTTTGTACGGTTCTAAATCCGAGCAAGATATCTTACTCAAGCCTGAATTAGACGAGTTGGCAGCAAAGCATCCAGAACGCTTCACTGTCAAGTATTTTGTCGATGAATTGAAGGATCCTAAGACCACCGGCTTGACCAAGGGTTTCATCACCAAGGATGTCATTAAGGAGAGCTTGCCTGGCCCATCTCCAGAGAGCCACGTTTTCGTTTGTGGTCCTCCACCTCTATATAAGGCGATTTCCGGTAACAAGGTCTCACCAACCGATCAAGGTGAAGTCACTGGTGTCTTGGCCGAATTGGGTTACGACAAGAATACAGTCTTCAAGTTCTAA
- a CDS encoding uncharacterized protein (PKUD0B01940; similar to Saccharomyces cerevisiae YJL063C (MRPL8); ancestral locus Anc_1.313), producing the protein MTLGRNSKQLKHTIRNLVSSLVMHEHVTTTPAKAKIAANYIENLILKSKKHQSSEKASAQWRHLLYGKLYNQDITVDKVITEFVQRYQNRSSGFTRQLKLEPRFGDNAPQVALEMVDNESREMAFWYLAKTVARLELQGLALDPLTKKNVDKLTVGKVNGPEKFREVVQICKDNFFNDEDAKHELETSKPRFKSNTNGFNRQTTNFEFVPRE; encoded by the coding sequence ATGACTCTCGGAAGAAACTCTAAACAACTCAAGCATACCATCAGAAACTTAGTTTCATCGTTGGTGATGCACGAGCATGTGACAACCACTCCAGCAAAGGCTAAAATTGCAGCCAATTATATTGAGAACCTCATTTTGAAGTCAAAGAAACATCAATCCTCAGAGAAGGCAAGTGCCCAATGGAGACATCTTCTATACGGGAAACTATACAATCAGGATATTACTGTAGACAAAGTTATCACTGAGTTTGTCCAACGATACCAGAACAGATCGTCTGGATTCACCAGACAACTCAAATTAGAGCCTAGGTTCGGTGACAATGCACCACAGGTTGCGCTGGAAATGGTTGACAACGAATCCAGAGAAATGGCGTTTTGGTATTTGGCGAAAACCGTTGCTAGATTGGAACTACAGGGGTTGGCGTTAGACCCActaacaaagaaaaatgtaGATAAACTAACGGTTGGTAAAGTCAACGGGCCTGAGAAATTCAGGGAAGTTGTCCAAATCTGCAAAgacaatttcttcaacgACGAAGATGCGAAGCATGAGCTGGAAACCTCCAAACCAAGATTTAAGTCCAACACCAACGGCTTCAATAGACAAACTACAAATTTCGAATTTGTTCCAAGAGAATaa
- a CDS encoding uncharacterized protein (PKUD0B01900; similar to Saccharomyces cerevisiae YKL151C; ancestral locus Anc_5.256) has product MNKMKQLKQLIPPLLPQLHKGQRGKLAVIGGSEDYTGAPYFAGYSAMLAGVDLVHIITVESAASVIKTYSPDLMVHPYRVERRNQIVDLISKMDVVIIGPGLGRERDAMAELMYLAIDQLVKNKTPLVLDADALYRLAVDKELQDLVLSNDTSHLVLTPNVIELRRLADAFNVETEAQLAAKLGCTLLAKSQTDKIFNTVLLEEPLECKEPGSLKRVGGQGDTLSGLVGAFLAWNSSVPEKIPLCCLAGSTAVRIAGHAAYEEHGRGMLASHLHKHIEDAIRNIEDAE; this is encoded by the coding sequence ATGAACAAGATGAAACAACTAAAACAACTCATTCCACCTTTACTTCCCCAATTACATAAGGGCCAGAGGGGCAAGCTTGCAGTGATTGGTGGCTCCGAAGATTATACCGGTGCTCCTTACTTTGCCGGATACTCTGCAATGTTGGCAGGAGTTGACCTCGTACATATCATCACTGTGGAAAGTGCAGCTTCAGTGATTAAGACGTACTCTCCAGATTTGATGGTGCATCCGTATCGTGTTGAAAGACGGAACCAAATAGTGGACTTAATATCCAAAATGGATGTCGTTATTATTGGCCCCGGATTGGGACGTGAACGAGACGCCATGGCAGAATTAATGTATTTGGCAATTGACCAATTGGTTAAAAATAAGACACCACTTGTTCTTGATGCTGATGCATTATACAGACTTGCAGTTGATAAGGAACTACAAGATCTGGTGCTCTCCAATGATACCAGCCATTTGGTGCTTACCCCTAACGTGATTGAACTTCGGAGGCTCGCTGACGCCTTCAATGTTGAAACGGAGGCTCAGCTTGCCGCTAAACTAGGTTGTACGCTATTGGCCAAATCCCAAACGGACAAGATATTCAACACCGTCTTACTAGAGGAGCCACTGGAGTGCAAGGAACCGGGGAGTTTGAAACGAGTCGGTGGTCAGGGGGACACTCTGTCTGGGCTTGTTGGAGCGTTTCTTGCTTGGAACAGTAGTGTTCCAGAGAAGATCCCGTTATGCTGTCTTGCCGGTAGTACGGCAGTGAGGATCGCCGGTCATGCTGCTTATGAGGAACACGGCAGAGGAATGCTTGCTTCACATTTACACAAACACATTGAAGATGCCATCAGAAACATTGAAGATGCCGAATAG
- a CDS encoding uncharacterized protein (PKUD0B01870; similar to Saccharomyces cerevisiae YCR046C (IMG1); ancestral locus Anc_6.315): MFKIFTRQISSSAVACGKKMQVYEPLPKLRNGVNLMEHIKAKQYEKFDKTGLKRRAISLQNPERIRSDDVVTVVYKNQKPVTGQVIMVKRSGLNSTILLRNKITGLGVEINIPIFHPNIIRLDIVRRPATYKPRNRHYYIRNSRLDVGEISASGAK; the protein is encoded by the coding sequence ATGTTCAAGATATTCACTAGACAGATTTCCTCTAGCGCTGTTGCGTGCGGGAAGAAAATGCAAGTCTATGAGCCACTTCCTAAACTTAGAAACGGTGTAAACCTCATGGAACATATCAAGGCTAAACAGTACGAGAAATTTGACAAAACCGGATTGAAGAGAAGGGCCATTTCGTTGCAGAATCCAGAAAGAATCAGATCTGACGATGTGGTCACTGTTGTCTACAAGAATCAAAAGCCTGTCACTGGACAGGTCATCATGGTGAAAAGAAGTGGCTTAAACTCAACCATCCTcttgagaaacaaaattacAGGTCTTGGGGTAGAGATAAACATTCCAATCTTCCATCCAAACATTATCAGACTCGACATTGTGAGAAGACCTGCTACTTACAAGCCAAGAAACAGACACTACTACATCAGAAACTCCAGATTGGACGTTGGTGAAATCTCTGCCTCCGGCGCTAAATAG
- a CDS encoding uncharacterized protein (PKUD0B01880; similar to Saccharomyces cerevisiae YEL056W (HAT2); ancestral locus Anc_6.9), whose product MEESAAMEAKLTETLLNMAVPQDGSENPDSDEESTETILQEYKLWRKNCTYMYAFVCETALNWPSLSIQMVKSGTFINKTKDSKFAAVRNLLLTTYSSGEEEKEYLKIGSIQLPKSLTESMNMTAEELETVDSRLKISKKYEQAVEINKTRLHPENHLINATINANGDVHVYHLDEKMSLVKDYPLLHHKKNGFGLCWDPVNHNRLLSSSEDGSVALWDYTESTSPLRVFTDHDGYVNDVRFAFEDGIFGSVGEDQRFVLRDLKNDKVLINQTFKETSFNSLTFSPFNKHLVAFGGDNSTIYIYDIRQMDTCLHVLTGHIKSITNIEWDPFHPHIIASSSLDRRVILWDLTKIGEEQTAEEVEDGVPELVMMHGGHTGGVNDFCFSPEIEWCIASCSDDNIVHIWQPKRDIVDPKDLVIDDSLVE is encoded by the coding sequence ATGGAGGAGAGCGCAGCAATGGAGGCAAAGCTTACAGAGACACTCCTCAACATGGCCGTTCCGCAAGACGGGTCTGAGAATCCTGATTCAGACGAGGAGAGTACAGAGACCATCTTACAAGAATACAAGCTGTGGAGGAAAAACTGTACATACATGTATGCGTTTGTCTGTGAGACTGCACTAAACTGGCCGTCATTGTCGATCCAGATGGTGAAGAGCGGCACTTTTATCAACAAGACAAAGGATTCTAAGTTTGCAGCAGTCAGAAACCTCTTGTTGACGACATATTCATCTGGCgaagaagagaaggagTATTTAAAGATTGGGTCTATCCAATTACCCAAGTCATTGACCGAGTCCATGAATATGACTGCAGAGGAGCTGGAGACAGTGGACTCACGCTTGAAAATTAGCAAGAAGTATGAACAAGCcgttgaaatcaacaaaaccaGGCTTCATCCGGAAAACCACCTAATAAATGCCACTATCAATGCCAACGGTGATGTCCATGTCTATCATTTGGACGAGAAGATGAGCCTCGTCAAGGACTACCCGTTGCTTCACCATaagaaaaatggatttGGATTATGTTGGGATCCAGTTAACCACAACCGGCTATTATCGAGTTCAGAGGATGGCTCGGTTGCATTATGGGATTACACCGAGTCGACCTCTCCGCTCCGTGTCTTTACCGACCATGATGGGTATGTCAACGATGTACGGTTTGCCTTTGAAGATGGAATATTTGGTTCTGTTGGAGAAGATCAGAGATTTGTCCTTCGTGATTTAAAGAATGACAAAGTTTTAATAAACCAGACTTTCAAGGAAACTTCATTTAATTCACTCACTTTTTCTCCTTTCAACAAGCATTTGGTTGCCTTTGGTGGTGACAATTCGACTATATACATCTACGACATCCGTCAAATGGATACTTGTCTACACGTTCTAACGGGGCACATAAAATCAATTACTAATATAGAATGGGACCCCTTCCATCCTCACATCATAGCCTCAAGTTCCTTGGACCGGAGGGTCATTCTCTGGGACCTCACAAAGATTGGAGAAGAACAAACAGCAGAAGAAGTGGAAGATGGTGTGCCTGAACTTGTAATGATGCACGGTGGACATACTGGAGGAGTCAATGATTTCTGTTTTTCTCCCGAAATTGAATGGTGTATAGCCAGCTGCTCCGACGACAACATTGTCCATATCTGGCAGCCTAAACGGGATATTGTCGATCCAAAGGATCTCGTAATTGATGACTCTCTTGTAGAATAG
- a CDS encoding uncharacterized protein (PKUD0B01910; similar to Saccharomyces cerevisiae YKL142W (MRP8); ancestral locus Anc_5.248) encodes MSEDRLEALEKEIGALKAIVSKQKDLLAKTGQQVLSLQVKNTKQQLDAIPPPPSLTPAIDTSDFATNEDLVQLVGELQGQLDILEEKSVLRGINVRQDNDDDLIVPLPNVDGDLPSSDVFTKTVAEFKAISDDTLIELCRFYQLLPQTAELEARIQAFVDGEISKEELDRKDDFHPPAHDYTQEQLNGYFKDLAEFLGVSHLKREV; translated from the coding sequence ATGTCTGAGGATCGTTTGGAAGCCctcgaaaaagaaattggtgCCCTTAAGGCAATAGTTTCCAAGCAAAAGGATCTGCTTGCTAAAACAGGACAACAAGTTTTATCCTTACAAGTGAAAAACacaaaacaacaattggACGCCATTCCGCCACCTCCATCACTAACGCCTGCCATTGACACTTCGGACTTTGCAACTAACGAGGACTTGGTTCAACTTGTGGGCGAGCTACAGGGCCAATTGGAcattcttgaagaaaaaagtgttTTACGTGGTATCAATGTTCGTCAAGATaacgatgatgatttgattgttCCATTACCCAACGTTGATGGCGATTTACCATCTTCGGATGTGTTTACCAAAACCGTTGCAGAATTCAAGGCCATCTCGGATGACACTTTGATTGAACTGTGTCGGTTTTATCAATTGTTACCACAGACAGCAGAACTCGAGGCCCGTATTCAGGCGTTTGTTGATGGAGAAATCTCAAAGGAAGAGTTGGATCGTAAGGATGACTTCCATCCACCTGCACATGACTATACCCAAGAACAATTAAACGGGTACTTCAAAGACTTGGCGGAATTTCTTGGTGTCTCCCATTTAAAGAGAGAGGTTTGA
- a CDS encoding uncharacterized protein (PKUD0B01920; similar to Saccharomyces cerevisiae YGL010W; ancestral locus Anc_4.109): MLFDLSYQLAYYKAYHLHQKNVAIHLCCIPLILASAMTMLYATGKPWILYSLATVYSGYYIILHRKVGAMASAFLVAIIILIQKLNTLFPPTVIFRSALTIHILSWAAQFYGHFHFEKRSPAVLDNLVQPLVLAPYFVLFELLFNAGYERKLHDRMLAQAVQLRRDKQ, translated from the coding sequence ATGCTCTTTGATCTATCATACCAACTCGCATACTACAAAGCCTACCATTTGCACCAGAAGAATGTGGCAATCCACCTCTGTTGTATTCCACTGATTCTTGCGTCTGCAATGACAATGCTATATGCCACAGGTAAACCATGGATTCTATATTCTCTGGCCACAGTCTATTCCGGATACTACATCATTCTACATAGGAAAGTCGGGGCAATGGCATCTGCATTTCTAGTAGCCATAATTATATTGATTCAAAAACTCAATACCTTGTTCCCCCCAACGGTTATTTTCCGTTCTGCATTGACAATCCATATTTTATCCTGGGCTGCACAATTTTACGGCCATTTCCATTTCGAGAAGAGATCTCCAGCAGTGTTGGATAATCTCGTCCAACCTCTTGTTCTTGCACCTTATTTTGTCCTCTTTGAGCTTCTATTTAATGCCGGTTATGAGAGAAAGTTGCATGATAGAATGCTCGCCCAAGCAGTGCAATTGAGAAGGGACAAACAATGA
- a CDS encoding uncharacterized protein (PKUD0B01860; similar to Saccharomyces cerevisiae YNR021W; ancestral locus Anc_6.320) encodes MASLNDYSPEEIVEMGIVQRLKLYSWKIELFAIAAISIYYLVYKLGAGYNEKVALNFINSILPTLKENFYQVGVTETQLFAKDDDQNYTLYASGRTKIQSMTAKIQLQTRQNLSMWAMEAVVGYFFQSVPAPHDIVTIEFKFDEETSDKFDNFIWAIVTKDKMDKFRTENYFLSLTKTSESPKLPLQFVFMNEVPEMNDVLFTKKLSDALKDNLDTLKFIAITDQPSEKPVKISELKPTKKVVLQFSISNNAKSIESIKNFFNYVLNDYLDLVANRSVFRPELTRKVKKTRENEYNKLKRILDDIKREELNNKKIEEQRKLKESMTPEEQQKLAKKQQERKQRKMLNRQKVRGSM; translated from the coding sequence ATGGCCAGCTTAAATGACTACTCCCCAGAGGAGATTGTGGAAATGGGAATTGTGCAAAGATTGAAGTTGTACAGCTGGAAGATTGAGCTGTTTGCAATTGCAGCAATCTCAATTTATTATCTTGTTTACAAGCTTGGAGCTGGTTATAACGAGAAGGTGGCTCtgaatttcatcaactccATTCTCCCAACTTTGAAGGAGAACTTCTACCAAGTCGGTGTCACGGAAACCCAGCTGTTTGCTAAGGATGATGATCAAAACTACACCTTATATGCGTCTGGAAGAACTAAAATCCAATCAATGACTGCAAAAATCCAATTACAAACAAGACAAAATCTTTCCATGTGGGCCATGGAGGCTGTTGTGGGCTATTTCTTCCAATCGGTCCCAGCGCCACATGATATTGTTACcattgaattcaaattcGATGAGGAAACAAGCGACAAATTTGATAACTTCATTTGGGCAATTGTTACAAAGGACAAGATGGACAAGTTCAGAACAGAAAACTATTTTCTATCGTTAACAAAAACTTCGGAATCTCCAAAGCTACCATTACAATTTGTCTTTATGAATGAAGTTCCGGAGATGAATGATGTTTTATTTACCAAAAAGCTGTCTGATGCATTAAAGGATAACTTGGATACTCTCAAGTTCATTGCAATCACGGACCAACCTTCTGAAAAACCAGTCAAAATCTCAGAATTGAAGCCAACGAAGAAGGTGGTGCTACAATTCTCTATTTCCAATAATGCCAAATCAATCGAGTCaatcaagaatttcttTAACTACGTTCTCAACGATTATCTCGATTTAGTTGCAAACAGATCTGTCTTCAGACCTGAATTGACCAgaaaagtcaaaaaaaCCAGAGAGAATGAGTACAATAAGCTAAAGAGAATCTTGGACGATATCAAGAGAGAAGagctcaacaacaaaaagattgaagaacagAGAAAACTCAAGGAATCAATGACTCCTGAAGAGCAGCAAAAACttgcaaagaaacaacaggagagaaagcaaagaaaaatgcTAAACAGGCAAAAGGTTAGAGGCTCTATGTGA